In Leuconostoc kimchii IMSNU 11154, one genomic interval encodes:
- the zapA gene encoding cell division protein ZapA, whose protein sequence is MVTQNEKKHFKANLAGKDYTISGHATLTHVKATETLFNKQWQQIKTVAPNLSPYDQAVLLTFNTLSDQLYKQAEIDQLKAQVLTLQEALEQEKKTQKSNLKRGAKSAIGSIIDDAKNESQARATDKLFKQGTHV, encoded by the coding sequence ATGGTTACTCAAAACGAAAAAAAACACTTTAAAGCTAATTTAGCTGGAAAAGATTATACAATTTCAGGGCATGCGACACTAACACATGTGAAAGCAACCGAAACCTTGTTTAACAAACAATGGCAGCAAATTAAGACTGTTGCCCCAAACTTATCACCTTATGATCAAGCCGTATTATTAACTTTTAATACGCTCTCCGATCAGTTATACAAGCAGGCGGAAATTGACCAATTGAAAGCACAAGTTTTAACATTACAAGAGGCTTTGGAGCAAGAGAAAAAAACGCAAAAATCTAATTTGAAGCGTGGTGCCAAGAGTGCCATTGGTTCAATCATTGATGATGCTAAAAATGAAAGTCAAGCGCGAGCAACTGATAAACTATTCAAGCAAGGAACACATGTATGA
- the rnhC gene encoding ribonuclease HIII → MQTVIQVTPKILQKMANYYAKNQTLSLPAGAIFSAKNSRTTITGYRSGKVMFQGPGFSQEAALWQPAKPKTIQSVNKTITRPGNHLPEDFSNWSVLGSDEVGAGAYFGPLTTAAVFVSQRDLKWVRQLGIADSKTLTDDKMRQIAPEIIARLPHHVVNLMPEKYNQLQPTNNVNQLKAISHNFVLGKVLEKIDPTRPDGILIDQFAQESTYFNYLQRAKQQHIIRQNVYFTTKGEQYHLSVAAASILARVVELDSMASLSQEAGIVLPIGAGREVDQVAAQLLKQGKSLRHYAKLHFANTQKATNLL, encoded by the coding sequence ATGCAAACAGTTATACAAGTGACACCTAAAATACTTCAAAAAATGGCTAACTACTATGCTAAAAATCAGACACTATCACTACCTGCCGGTGCCATTTTTTCAGCAAAAAATAGTCGTACGACAATTACTGGCTACCGGTCTGGTAAAGTGATGTTTCAAGGCCCGGGATTCTCACAAGAAGCGGCACTTTGGCAACCTGCCAAACCGAAAACAATCCAGTCAGTTAATAAAACAATCACCCGCCCTGGTAACCATTTACCTGAGGACTTTTCCAATTGGTCCGTGCTTGGTTCTGACGAGGTGGGTGCTGGTGCTTATTTTGGGCCACTCACCACGGCTGCTGTTTTTGTGTCCCAACGAGACCTTAAATGGGTGCGACAATTAGGTATCGCTGATTCTAAAACATTAACTGATGACAAAATGAGACAAATTGCACCAGAAATTATTGCGCGCCTACCACACCATGTTGTTAATTTAATGCCTGAGAAGTATAATCAATTGCAACCAACCAATAACGTGAATCAGCTCAAAGCAATTTCTCACAATTTTGTCCTTGGCAAGGTGTTAGAAAAAATAGACCCGACACGCCCCGATGGTATCCTTATTGATCAATTTGCACAAGAAAGTACATACTTTAACTATTTGCAACGTGCTAAGCAGCAACACATTATTCGCCAAAATGTTTACTTCACAACAAAAGGTGAACAGTACCATCTTAGCGTTGCAGCCGCTTCAATTCTGGCACGAGTCGTTGAGCTGGATTCTATGGCTTCTCTAAGTCAAGAAGCTGGTATTGTTTTACCTATCGGTGCTGGTCGTGAGGTCGATCAAGTCGCTGCACAACTGTTAAAACAAGGTAAATCATTACGTCACTATGCTAAGTTACATTTTGCAAATACACAAAAAGCAACCAACTTATTATAA